From Acetonema longum DSM 6540, one genomic window encodes:
- a CDS encoding 1-aminocyclopropane-1-carboxylate deaminase/D-cysteine desulfhydrase, protein MYTAAQLADSGAAGDYLFHATGSGGTLAGLVAGKKLLGSSLQIVSVAVGEKGADYLPKLLTLSSGTLANLGLSVPVTAADIDVDHDFYPPGYEIPNAAATAAIRLLAETEGILLDPVYTGKAFAGLLRHIADGRIRRGSRVVFLHSGGTPALFAEKAIVGEIG, encoded by the coding sequence ATGTATACGGCGGCTCAACTGGCGGACAGCGGCGCAGCAGGCGATTATTTATTCCATGCCACCGGTTCCGGCGGCACTCTGGCCGGGCTGGTGGCCGGCAAAAAGCTGCTGGGGTCTTCCCTGCAGATTGTTTCGGTTGCTGTCGGCGAAAAAGGCGCCGACTATTTGCCGAAGCTGCTGACGCTTAGCAGTGGGACTTTGGCGAATCTGGGCCTGTCAGTTCCGGTAACCGCAGCCGATATTGACGTTGACCACGACTTTTATCCGCCGGGCTACGAGATCCCCAACGCCGCCGCCACGGCCGCCATCCGCCTGCTGGCGGAAACCGAGGGAATACTTCTGGACCCCGTCTATACCGGCAAGGCCTTTGCCGGACTGCTCCGGCATATCGCCGATGGCAGAATCCGCCGCGGCAGCAGGGTGGTATTTTTACACAGCGGCGGCACGCCGGCGCTGTTTGCCGAGAAAGCCATCGTGGGAGAGATTGGCTGA